Sequence from the Burkholderia sp. GAS332 genome:
GGTGAACGAGAAGGGTTTGACGAGGTAATCGTCGGCGCCGAGTTCGAGGCCGCGAATGCGGTCGCTGACATGATCGCGCGCGGTCAGGAAAATCACCGGCAGGTCGCGCCGCGCCCGCAGCGCACGCATGATTTCCCAGCCGTCGACGCCCGGCAGCATCACGTCCAGCACCACGAGGTCGTACGCGTGTTCCAGCGCCATGTGCAGGCCATCCGTTCCGGTGCGCGCGAGGTCGACCGCATAGCCGCTTTCGCGCAGCCCCTTCTTCAGGTAGTCGCCGGTTTTCGGATCGTCTTCGATGACGAGGATGCTCATGGTGCCGGGTGTTCCAACCCCAACGCGCCACCGCGGGCGTGGGTCATGGATAAGGACGTGGATATGGCAGCCATTCTACGTGGCCGCGGCGCGCCGTTCATGACGTTTTTGTCATCCGTCTGTCACTCGCCGGAGCCGATCGCGCGCCTAACCTGACTCTATTCTCCACCCACCCAGAGCAGACTCATGAAGATCGTTTCCGCTAATGCGATACGCGCCATTGTCGCCCCCGCGCTCGTCGCTGCCTCACTGTTCGCCGCAGGATCCGCCGCGCAAGCCCAGACCGCCGCGCCCACCGGCGTACGCGGTACGGTGACCGCGCTCTCGGGCGACGTACTCAAGGTCCATACGCGCGACGGCAAAGACGTCGACGTGAAGCTCGGCAAGGACACGCCGATTCGCGGCGTCGCGCTCGCCAACGTGAATGACATCAAGCCGGACAGCTATGTCGGCACCGCTGCGATCCCGCAGCCTGACGGCACGCTGAAAGCGCTCGAAGTGCACGTGTTCCCGGCCAGCATGCGCGGCACCGGCGATGGTCATCGCCCGTGGGATCTTGGCTCGAACAGCACGATGACCAACGGTACGGTGGGCTCTCTCGTGGTGAGCAACGGCCGCACGATCACGGTCAAGTACAAGGACGGCGAGAAGAAGATCCTGATTCCGCAGGACGTGCCTATCGTCGCGCTCGAACCGGGTGACCGTTCGCTGCTGGTGCCGGGCGCGAAGGTCGTGCTGTTCGCCCACAAGGAAGCCGACGGCTCGCTGGCGGCGAACTTCATCTCGGCCGGCGAGCACGGCGTAACACCGCCGATGTAATCCGGCGCTTCGTCAGTCGTTCGCCTTTTCAGCCGTTCGAACAAGCCGCGTGCCTCAATGGCGCGGCTTTCAGATTTTTCCTTGTTTCATCGCCGCTCACCATGCCCGAACCGCACGCACGCTTGATCGTCCATCCACTCGTCGTACGAATCACGCACTGGATCAACGCGTTTGCGATGGTCTGCATGGTGATGAGCGGCTGGGCGATCTATAACGCGTCGCCGTTCTTTCCGTTCAAGTTTCCACTGTGGGCGACCGTCGGCGGCTGGCTGGGCGGCTCGATTGCATGGCATTTCGCGGCGATGTGGCTGCTGTGCGCGAACGGCCTGCTGTATCTGGCGTATGGCATCGGGCGTGGGCATTTCCGTCGCAAGCTATTGCCGGTCTATCCGCGCGACGTCGTACACGATGCCGCATTAGCGATGCAGTTCAAGCTGCCGCACGATACCGGCAAATATAACGCGGTGCAGCGCGCGCTCTATCTCCTTGTGCTGTTCCTTGGCGTGCTGCTGGTCGCCTCGGGGCTCTCGATCTGGAAGCCCGTGCAATTCTCGTGGCTTACCGCCCTCTTCGGCGGCTTCGATTTCGCGCGTCGCGTGCATTTTGTCGCGATGGCGGGCGTGGTGGGGTTTGTCGTCGTGCATCTGGCGCTGGTGCTGCTGGTGCCACGCACGTTGCTGCCAATGTTGACGGGCCGTGCCCGAACCTCCACGCACGAAAGGAGCGAGGCATGAGCGACTCGAAACGCAAGGACTCGCAAGACGCGCGCATTGTCCTCGCCGACCACAAACCGCAAATCGAACGATTGCAACGGCGGTTGTTCCTGCGTTCATCGCTTTCGATCGGCGCGCTGGCGATGCTCTCGGGCTGCAACATGCAGGACGGCGATTCGGTCGACAAGGTCTTATGGGCCATGTCGCGCTGGAACGATCGCGTGCAAGGATGGCTGTTCAATCCCAACAAGCTCGCGCCGACCTATTCGGCGAGCCAGATCACCGACCCATTCCCGTTCAACGCGTTCTATCCGGAGTTCGACGCACCGGATATCGACGGTTCGACGTATCAACTGGAAGTATCGGGTTTAGTGTCGGACAAGCGCACGTGGAATCTCGATCAACTGCGCGCCTTGCCGCAGGCTTCGCAGATTACGCGGCACATCTGTATTGAAGGATGGAGCGCGATCGGACAATGGCGGGGGGTGCCGTTTCGCACGTTCCTCGAACGCATCGGTGCCGATCTGAGCGCACGCTATGTCGGCTTCAAATGCGCGGACCGGTATTACTCGAGCCTCGACATGGCGACGGCGTTGCATCCGCAAACCCAACTGACACTCGATTTCCGCGACGCGCCGCTGCCGGCCAAATACGGCTACCCGCTGAAGCTGCGTGTGCCGACCAAACTGGGTTTCAAGAATCCGAAGCATATCGCGGCGATCTTCGTGACCAACACGAACCCCGGCGGCTATTGGGAAGACCAGGGGTACAACTGGTTTAGCGGCCTGTAGCGCTTCCGGCAAACGCGCTTATACCGCCGTCACATAACGCGCGACCGGCTTGACCACGCGCGGCGGCGGCGCATCGTACACGCTGCGCATGCGCTTGACTTCATCGACGGGGCTCAAGCCGAACAGACGCTTGAACTCGCGGCTGAATTGCGACGCGCTTTCGTAACCGACCCGCGCCGCTGCCGCGCCCGCATTCAAACCATCCTGCACCATCAACAAACGCGCGTGATGCAAACGCGTGGTCTTCACGTATTGCATCGGCGAGGTCGCCGTCACGGCCTTGAATTGCGCATGAAAGACGGCGAGGCTCATGCCCGCTTCAGAGGCGAGCGTATCGACATCGAGTTGCCCGTGATAGTCGGCGTGAATACGCCTGAGCGCCTTGGCGATCCGACCGAAATGATTCTGATGCGTGAGTGCCGCGCGAATCGCGTCACCCTGCTCGCCCGTCAGCACGCGATAACAGATTTCGCGCACCACGCCAGGCGCGAGAATGCGCGCGTCGAGCGGCGAGGCCAACGCTTCCATCAAACGCTGCACGGCATTGCTCAAGGCCGGATCGAGCGGCGTCGAATAGATGCCGAGCGGCTCGTTCTGCGCGGTGCCCTGCGTTTCATTCAGCGCCATCAGCAACTCGGCCACCATGCTCAGATCGACGCGCACCGAAATGCCGAGGAACGGCTCTTCCGGGCTCGCCTCGGTTTCACATTCGAACGGCAACGGCACCGACAACACCAGATACTGCTGTGCGTCGTACTGGAACACCTGATCGCCGAGATAACCACGCTTGCGCCCCTGGCAGACGATCACGATGCACGGCTCGTACATCACAGGCATACGCGGCATCGGACGATTGGCGCGCATCAGGTTGACACCTTCGAAGCTTGAACGCGTCATGCCCGGGGTGGGTGCGAGCAAATCGAATAATTCGACCAGACGCTGCTGGGCGGGATCGACGGGGCCGCCGGCGGCCGGGGCGCGCTCGATCGAGGCGGGTTCAACGGAACGGGTTGACATGACGGTATAGTGACGCGCAAGAGAATAATGCTTGAAATTTAGCACCAAACGACCTACTGCGCTCATCGCCAGGAGTTTTAGGCAAACCTTCAAGATATTCAGGTATTCCCCGGTTCGCTCCTGGCTTCTACTATGGGAACCCTGCCGGATCATCTATTTCCGCGCTGCGCCGGGCCTGGTTGCCGTTTCACTGTTTCGGTGAATACGCCGACTGCCGCCTGCGCCGTGATCCCGGTTCACAACAAGGTTTTGCCGCATCGGCGACGCTCGTCGCTCATCGTTGGCACCTTGCGACATCACCCTCTTTGCTGGAGCTACCCATGAGCACGACTTATGCCTATGCAGCGACCGACGCTACCGCGCCGCTCGCCCCGTTCGAAATCCAGCGCCGCGAACTGCGCGCCCATGACGTACAGATGGAAGTCCTGTTTTGCGGCGTGTGTCATTCCGATTTGCATCAGGCACGCAACGAATGGAAGAACACGGTTTTTCCGGTGGTGCCGGGCCATGAAATTGTCGGCCGCGTGACCGCGGTCGGTCCGGACGTGACGAAGTACAAGGCAGGCGATCTGGTGGGTGTGGGGTGTCTGGTCGATTCGTGCCGTACGTGTGCGAGTTGCGAGGAAGGTCTCGAGCAGTATTGTGAAAACGGTTTTGTCGGCACATACAACGGTGTTGACCGGGTTGACGGTCAGATCACCTACGGTGGTTATTCGACGCAACTGGTGGTGGATGAGGCATTCACGCTGCGCGTGCCGGAGAATCTCGACCCGGCGGGTGTAGCGCCGTTGCTGTGCGCGGGTATCACGACGTATTCGCCGCTGCGCACGTGGGGTGCCGGTCCTGGCAAGAAGGTCGGGATTGTCGGCCTTGGCGGCTTGGGGCATATGGGCGTGAAGTTGGCCCGTGCGATGGGTGCGCATGTTGTGTTGTTTACGACGTCGCCGTCGAAGATTGAGGATGCGAAGCGGCTTGGTGCGCATGAGGTGGTCATCTCTAAGCATGCTGAAGAGATGGGCGCGCATGCCAATAGCTTTGATTTCATTCTGAATACCGTGGCTGCGCAGCATGATTTGAATCCGTTTTTGAGTCTGCTGAAGCTTGATGGGACGATGACGCTGGTGGGTGCGCCGGAGCATGATCATCCGTCGCCGCAGGTGTTCAATCTGATCTTTAAGCGTCGCCGGTTGGCGGGGTCGTTGATTGGTGGGATCGCTGAGACGCAGGAGATGCTGGATTTCTGTGGCGAGCATGGGATTACTTCGGATATTGAGGTGATTCCTATGCAGGGGATTAATGAGGCTTATGAACGGATGCTTAAGAGTGATGTTAAGTATCGGTTTGTGGTTGATATGGATTCCTTAAGGAAGTGATTGGGGGTTTTGCCTGCGCGGCGCTTGGTTCGCCCTGTGTGCCTGCGGCGTTGGCCTTTCCTTGATTTCTTAGTGGTTTATTAGCGTCGCCCCTGTGCGGGGCGGCACTTACTTTCTTTGCCGCCGCAAAGAAAGATAAGCAAAGAAAGCGGCTAGAGCCCCCTGCTAAGCGGGTCCCTCGCACAGTTATGGTAGTGGTGCATCTGGAATCCGTGCCCTCGCACATTCAGCGTCAGTGACAAAGGATTCATCAGCTCCCACTCCGCACTACGTGCGTCGCGGATGGGCCTGCCAGGGAAACCATGGGGCTTCGATTGCGCGTGGTGGGGGCCATCGGCTTCGCCTCAGCGATGACAGGGCTGCACGGGAAACCAGATGCTTCGTTTATGCGCGGCGGGAGCCATCGGCTTCGCCTCGGCGATGACAGGGCTGCATGGGAAACCAGATGCTTCGTTCATGCGCGGCGGGGGTCATCAGCTTCGCCTCGGCGAAACGCCCCTGCACTCATGAGCACCCCCCCCTACTTCGAATGAAATGTCGGTGTGCGGCAAAGGCAATGGCAATGGCCAAGGCATTGCCATATCGAAGCACTGTACCAGGCAAAACGCGAGAGCCAAACGCAGCGCACGGGTTTAAGAAATGCGCGTCGGCGCGCGCAGCGCCGCCGGAAGTATGACGGCCTTGTCACTAGGGCTGAATGTGCGAGAGCACAGATTCCAGATGCACCACTACCGTGGCTGCGCGGGGGACCCGCTTAGCAGTGGCTTCGAGCCGCTTTCTTTTGCCTACTTTTCTTTGCGGCGGCAAAGAAAAGTAGGTGCCGCCCCGCACAGGGGCGACGCTAATAGACCAATAAGAATTCAAGGAAAGGCCAAAGAATCCAGAACAAGGAAAGGCCCACGCCGCAGGCAACAAACAACCCTTAACACCAACTGGAGTTTGAATCGTGATTGACAGAATAACTGCAATGCGGACATTCATCCGAATCGTGGACACAAACAGCTTCACCCGCGCAGCGGAATCCCTCGACATTCCCCGCGCGACAGCCACAACGATTGTCCAGAACCTGGAAGCCCTGCTAGGCACCGCCCTCTTGACCCGCACAACGCGGCGCCTAAGCATCACCCCAGAAGGCGCCGCCTACTACGAACGCTGCGCGCAAATCCTCGCCGACATCGACGAAATGGAAGCCAGCCTGCGTCACGCAACGGACAACCTGACCGGCCGCCTGCGCATTGAAATGCCCGGCGCGGTAGCGAGCACCATCGTCCTGCCGGCACTGGACGACTTCCACACCCGCTACCCGAACCTCGATCTGGCCATCGGCATCAGCAACCGCACGGTTGACCTGATCTCGGAAGCCATCGACTGCAGCATCCAGCTAGGCGAATTGCCAGATTCGAATCTGATCGCGCGGCAGTTAGGCACCCTCGAACACGTGACATGCGCAAGCCCAGCCTACCTGGCCCACCACGGCACGCCCGCCGACATCGACGATCTACGCGGACACGTCGCCGTCAACTGCATGTCGCCGCACAACGGCCGCGAAGTCGACTTCGACTTCGAAGTGGACGGCGAAGCGCAAACCGTCAAGGTAAAGGGCTTCGTCAAGGTGAGCGACGAGCAGGCCTATCTCACCTGCGGATTGCAAGGCCTGGGCCTGATCCAACCCGCGCGGATCGCCGCGCAGCCCTACCTCGATTCGGGACTGTTGCGCGAAGTGCTCCCGCAATGGAAACCCGTGCCGATGCCGGTCTCAGTCGCGTATGTGAAGAACCGCCGGGTGTCGCCGCGCGTGCGGGCCTTCGTCGACTGGCTCGCGGAGTTGTTCGAGCAAACCGAACACGTCGATCAGGACCTGTCGCGAGTCCGTCAACTGTTGCGTGGCCTGCATCCCGCCTGAGGCGGGTTTCATGCAGGCTCGCAACGCAAAGGACGCGTTAGTTCGGAAGCGTCACCGGCACCGGACGCGTCAGCAGATTAATGTAAAAATTGAAAAACCTAGGCTTGTCGAAGCGTTCGATTCCGGCGAGACCGAGCCGATCAACGCGCTCTATCTTGGACACCGCGGCCACCTGCCCGCTCGTGTGCGCGCTACTCGACTTTCTGGTAGCGCGGATACACGTGGAGTGACACGCATCGTCACCGGCCGAGCCGCAGGTTCACGAACGCCGCAGCGGCGGATGTGGGCGGCGTGGATCACCCGCCCGGTTGCCGCGAGTCACGAGGACGCGCGGCGCGTTTCCTGAACTTGCAGCTTTACGGTTGACGCGCCTGCGGCGCCGCCCCCGGACAGGCGGGATCTTTACCCCAATGCCCGTCGCATACGCGCCAGCGGCACAACTGGTCTTCGAAGAAGCCGCGTTGTCCGCACTCTTTCACGCGTTCAGCCAGCTTGGCGTTCCCAGAGGTAGCCGATGTACTGACCTTGGTGGCCGTGTTGCCGTCTGCCGCTTTCGCGTCAGCCGGTTTGGTCCGGGCCACGAGCGCGGCTAATAGATCGGCATCCGAATCATCTTTCGAAGCACCACCTGCCGCACGCGATTTCTTTGTTTGAGCAACCGCAGTCGGCGCGCTCGCGTGATGACTGCTTGCGATCGCACTTTCCTTTTTGCCGTGGGCCACCGTCTCGTGCTTCGCATTGTTCGCGACAGCCGTCGTGCTCTTACCGTGCTTTGCCGCCGGCACCGTGACCGCCGATGCGGCCGTTGCGGACGCAACCGGTGTCGACGCGTTGCTCGGTTCAGCACCGTTGGCAAGCGCACGCGATAAGCGGCTGTCATCACCGCTTGCAGGTGCGCTCGCGGATGTCGCGGGAGCCTTGCTGTCGCTGTCGTCAGCGATGATCGTGGCCGCTTGCGACGACGTCGCAGCCGGGGCCTCCGCTTTCGCGGTGACCTGCGGCGCACTGCCTGCGGCGGACGCCGGCACGGCGGCTTTCTCGGCATTGGCGGGCGTGGCTGACGCCAACGACGTTGTCTGCATACGCTGCTGCATATGCCACGCGCCCCAACCGCCGGCTGCGATCACCAGCAAGGTGACCAGCACAAGCGGCGTTTTCGACCGGCGTGGTTGATCCGTAGGCGGCGCGACGCGGCCTTCCAGATTCGCGAGAATTCGCGAACCATTGGCGTCAGCGCCTTTAGCCTTATCGGATAACAGGCTAGGCGGGGCTTTGGAATTCGAACTTTCCGGCGCACTCATTCACTGTCTCATTGAATCCTGGATTATTTCGCCGTGATAATACCGTTCCGGCTCCTCTCCGAGCAGGCCTGATTCTAAGAGCAAGCATTACAAAATACAATTGTTTCCAATTTCCGGGGTCGACTTTGATTGCCGTAGTACTTCTCGCCTATTTCGCCATCGCCGTTGTGATCGCAGCAATGCTGCTATTGCCGGCGGTACGCGCCTC
This genomic interval carries:
- a CDS encoding Thiosulfate reductase cytochrome b subunit; the encoded protein is MPEPHARLIVHPLVVRITHWINAFAMVCMVMSGWAIYNASPFFPFKFPLWATVGGWLGGSIAWHFAAMWLLCANGLLYLAYGIGRGHFRRKLLPVYPRDVVHDAALAMQFKLPHDTGKYNAVQRALYLLVLFLGVLLVASGLSIWKPVQFSWLTALFGGFDFARRVHFVAMAGVVGFVVVHLALVLLVPRTLLPMLTGRARTSTHERSEA
- a CDS encoding transcriptional regulator, AraC family; this encodes MIRQGSHSRSQERTGEYLNILKVCLKLLAMSAVGRLVLNFKHYSLARHYTVMSTRSVEPASIERAPAAGGPVDPAQQRLVELFDLLAPTPGMTRSSFEGVNLMRANRPMPRMPVMYEPCIVIVCQGRKRGYLGDQVFQYDAQQYLVLSVPLPFECETEASPEEPFLGISVRVDLSMVAELLMALNETQGTAQNEPLGIYSTPLDPALSNAVQRLMEALASPLDARILAPGVVREICYRVLTGEQGDAIRAALTHQNHFGRIAKALRRIHADYHGQLDVDTLASEAGMSLAVFHAQFKAVTATSPMQYVKTTRLHHARLLMVQDGLNAGAAAARVGYESASQFSREFKRLFGLSPVDEVKRMRSVYDAPPPRVVKPVARYVTAV
- a CDS encoding transcriptional regulator, LysR family: MIDRITAMRTFIRIVDTNSFTRAAESLDIPRATATTIVQNLEALLGTALLTRTTRRLSITPEGAAYYERCAQILADIDEMEASLRHATDNLTGRLRIEMPGAVASTIVLPALDDFHTRYPNLDLAIGISNRTVDLISEAIDCSIQLGELPDSNLIARQLGTLEHVTCASPAYLAHHGTPADIDDLRGHVAVNCMSPHNGREVDFDFEVDGEAQTVKVKGFVKVSDEQAYLTCGLQGLGLIQPARIAAQPYLDSGLLREVLPQWKPVPMPVSVAYVKNRRVSPRVRAFVDWLAELFEQTEHVDQDLSRVRQLLRGLHPA
- a CDS encoding DMSO/TMAO reductase YedYZ, molybdopterin-dependent catalytic subunit; amino-acid sequence: MSDSKRKDSQDARIVLADHKPQIERLQRRLFLRSSLSIGALAMLSGCNMQDGDSVDKVLWAMSRWNDRVQGWLFNPNKLAPTYSASQITDPFPFNAFYPEFDAPDIDGSTYQLEVSGLVSDKRTWNLDQLRALPQASQITRHICIEGWSAIGQWRGVPFRTFLERIGADLSARYVGFKCADRYYSSLDMATALHPQTQLTLDFRDAPLPAKYGYPLKLRVPTKLGFKNPKHIAAIFVTNTNPGGYWEDQGYNWFSGL
- a CDS encoding uncharacterized zinc-type alcohol dehydrogenase-like protein — its product is MSTTYAYAATDATAPLAPFEIQRRELRAHDVQMEVLFCGVCHSDLHQARNEWKNTVFPVVPGHEIVGRVTAVGPDVTKYKAGDLVGVGCLVDSCRTCASCEEGLEQYCENGFVGTYNGVDRVDGQITYGGYSTQLVVDEAFTLRVPENLDPAGVAPLLCAGITTYSPLRTWGAGPGKKVGIVGLGGLGHMGVKLARAMGAHVVLFTTSPSKIEDAKRLGAHEVVISKHAEEMGAHANSFDFILNTVAAQHDLNPFLSLLKLDGTMTLVGAPEHDHPSPQVFNLIFKRRRLAGSLIGGIAETQEMLDFCGEHGITSDIEVIPMQGINEAYERMLKSDVKYRFVVDMDSLRK